The following proteins are encoded in a genomic region of Hippoglossus hippoglossus isolate fHipHip1 chromosome 3, fHipHip1.pri, whole genome shotgun sequence:
- the dis3l gene encoding DIS3-like exonuclease 1 isoform X1: MIKTEKVLHLKSSRGRKVRVVREHYLRERVPCCSCACQAACDNEGKLLPADLTHYVVPDVGVVVDYLEILEFRELQGIIFTQTSCQAVQHSKGRRQYNRLRNLLKDPRHDCVLFANEFQEYSYCPREKGESQDKWQSRCVYSAAVWYFNHLAGLMDIVMITDDQEAVTRYSSLNPGVYVISVQEYLQNFWPELRAAHELCVSVCQALQEKESGGREGEFAEHLPPEVLEAGIKSGRYIQGTLNVSKHRAQTEAFIRTEDFSNKSTGSWCVLVPGDKNRNRAMHCDVVVVELLPKNEWRGKISTLTEAQGEEKSGESGDSQPLPTGRVVGILQRNWRDYVVTFPPRDGTQPQSRNSQRILAVPWDHRIPKIRISTQQADALQDHRVMVRIDSWESTSLYPNGHSVRVLGRAGELETEVQTILIENCIHVPPFSDAQLKEMPVSSPEKPWQVDPVQVAERRDLRDSHLVFSVDPKGCEDVDDTLSVRSFADGKLLELGVHIADVTHFVSEGSLTDLEARTRATTYYLADRRYDMLPAVLSADLCSLLGGVDRYAMSVLWELDAHTLAVNQVWFGRTIIRSSYQLHYELAQALLNGEQAEVAELGQLGSEEKDVKLSELTQALETLTHVARHLRAQRDRGGALELEGVEVRAQLDEDGNITALVPRQPLEVHETVAECMIYANHWVARKIQESFPHQALLRYHPPPRQEFFSQLVESAKAGGYTIDTRTNKALADSLDRAVDPQDPLVNRLLRMMTTQAMSEALYFSTGAQSVDQFYHYGLALDRYTHFTSPIRRYADVVVHRLLSAALTAERGGGPGRALSSNKQLEEMAQHINNKNRAAKRAQKISTELFQCLYFKERDPQTDQRCVADAVIYSIRDNGVLVFVSEYGVKGPVYMKNREGQVVAAGPDGSCEWQSGSVRRFSDHITTTSSCGTSTFRLFDHVTVRISVHSSHCHADRLNLEVVSNQPYRSAATQQPSSQGRSQLVQEVVRLAEEAYQQAQEKAARRPKLSREEREFSQSKTPNLYSLLEEVRELALMDPDMIPQVCASTA, translated from the exons ATGATCAAAACCGAGAAGGTTCTGCACCTGAAGAGCAGCCGAGGCCGGAAAGTCCGAGTGGTCCGTGAACACTACCTGAGGGAGCGCGTGCCCTGCTGCAGCTGCGCGTGTCAGGCGGCCTGTGACaacg AGGGGAAGCTGCTCCCTGCAGACCTCACTCACTATGTGGTGCCGGACGTCGGGGTGGTGGTCGACTACCTGGAGATCCTGGAGTTCAGAGAACTGCAGGGAATCATCTTCACACAGACCTCGTGTCAGGCTGTGCAGCACAGCAAAGGAcgcag GCAGTACAACCGTCTGCGGAACCTGCTGAAAGACCCCCGACACGACTGCGTGCTGTTTGCCAACGAGTTTCAGGAGTACTCGTACTGTCCCAGGGAGAAGGGCGAGAGCCAGGACAAGTGGCAGAGCCG gtgTGTGTACTCTGCAGCAGTGTGGTACTTTAACCACCTGGCAGGATTGATGGATATCGTGATGATCACAGACGACCAGGAAGCTGTGACTCGGTACAGCAGCCTCAACCCTGGAGTGTACGTCATCTCCGTCCAG GAGTATTTGCAGAACTTCTGGCCCGAGTTGCGAGCGGCTCACGAGCTGTGCGTCTCCGTCTGTCAGGcgctgcaggagaaggagagtggggggagggagggagagttcGCCGAGCATCTCCCGCCTGAAGTCCTGGAGGCGGGCATCAAGTCCGGACGCTACATTCAG GGGACTCTGAACGTCAGCAAACACCGAGCACAGACGGAAGCTTTTATCAGGACGGAGGACTTTTCCAACAAGAGCACAG GCAGTTGGTGCGTGTTGGTGCCCGGCGATAAGAATCGAAACCGAGCGATGCACTGCGACGTGGTtgtggtggagctgctgccgAAGAACGAGTGGAGAGGGAAGATCTCGACCCTGACGGAGGCtcagggggaggagaagagcgGAGAGAGCGGCGACAGTCAACCACTGCCGACAG GCCGTGTAGTCGGGATCCTGCAGAGGAACTGGAGGGACTACGTGGTCACGTTCCCCCCCCGCGACGGGACTCAGCCCCAGAGCAGGAATTCCCAGAGAATCTTGGCTGTGCCCTGGGACCATCGCATCCCCAAGATCCGCATCAGCACGCAGCAGGCCGACGCTCTGCAG GACCACAGAGTGATGGTGCGCATTGACTCGTGGGAAAGCACGTCGCTCTACCCGAACGGCCACAGCGTGCGGGTTCTGGGTCGAGCTGGAGAGCTGGAGACCGAGGTCCAGACCATCCTCATCGAGAACTGCATCCACGTGCCTCCGTTCTCAGATGCACAG CTGAAGGAGATGCCGGTCAGCTCCCCTGAGAAGCCGTGGCAGGTGGATCCCGTCCAGGTGGCGGAGCGGCGGGACCTCAGGGACAGTCACCTGGTGTTCAGCGTCGACCCAAAGGGCTGCGAGGACGTAGACGACACGTTGTCGGTGCGAAGCTTCGCCGACGGGAAGCTGCTGGAGCTCGGTGTCCACATCGCTGATGTCACCCACTTTGTCAGCGAGGGATCACTCACCGACCTGGAAGCACGAACCAG GGCTACGACGTACTACCTGGCGGACCGCAGGTACGACATGCTGCCTGCGGTGCTCAGTGCAgacctctgctctctgctgggaGGAGTCGACAG GTATGCGATGAGCGTGCTGTGGGAGCTCGACGCACACACCCTCGCCGTCAACCAGGTGTGGTTCGGTCGCACAATAATCCGCTCGTCCTACCAGCTGCACTACGAGCTGGCCCAGGCGCTCCTCAACGGAGAGCAGGCGGAGGTGGCGGAGCTGGGGCAGCTGGGCTCTGAGGAGAAGGATGTGAAGCTGTCCGAACTCACCCAGGCTCTGGAGACGCTCACACATGTAGCCAGACACCTCCGAGCGCAGAGGGACCGAGGAGGAGCGCTGGAGCTGGAGGGGGTGGAG GTTCGCGCCCAACTGGATGAGGACGGGAACATCACGGCCCTGGTCCCCCGTCAGCCGCTGGAGGTCCACGAGACCGTGGCCGAGTGCATGATTTACGCCAACCACTGGGTGGCGCGCAAGATCCAGGAGTCCTTCCCTCATCAGGCGCTGCTGAGGTATCACCCGCCGCCACGGCAGGAGTTCTTCAGTCAGCTGGTGGAGAGCGCCAAGGCTGGAGGATACACCATCGACACCAG GACCAACAAGGCTTTAGCTGACTCCCTGGACCGAGCGGTGGATCCCCAGGACCCGCTGGTGAACAGGCTGCTGAGGATGATGACCACCCAGGCCATGTCCGAGGCTCTGTACTTCTCCACTGGTGCTCAGTCCGTGGATCAGTTCTACCATTACg GTCTGGCTCTGGACCGCTACACCCACTTCACCTCCCCCATTCGACGCTACGCCGATGTCGTGGTCCACCGCCTTCTCTCCGCAGCCCTCACCGCGGAGAGGGGAGGGGGCCCCGGCAGAGCTTTATCCAGTAACAAGCAACTGGAAGAAATGGCTCAGCATATCAACAACAAGAATAGG GCAGCCAAGCGAGCGCAGAAGATCTCCACAGAGCTGTTTCAGTGTCTCTACTTCAAAGAGAGAGATCCTCAGACTGATCAGCGCTGCGTGGCCGACGCCGTCATCTACTCCATCCGAGACAACGGCGTGTTGGTGTTTGTCTCAGA GTACGGCGTGAAGGGGCCGGTGTATATGAAGAATCGGGAGGGCCAGGTAGTGGCGGCAGGACCGGACGGCAGCTGCGAGTGGCAGAGCGGCTCAGTGCGACGCTTCTCAGACCacatcaccaccacctccagctGCGGCACATCCACCTTCAGGCTGTTTGACCACGTCACT GTTCGTATTTCTGTCCACTCCT